A single region of the Maniola jurtina chromosome 21, ilManJurt1.1, whole genome shotgun sequence genome encodes:
- the LOC123876387 gene encoding RNA cytidine acetyltransferase: MVKKKIDNRIRVMIENGVKLGHRTMFLLVGDKSRDQVPILYDMLVKSTVKARPTVLWCYKNKDEAISNHGRKRAKKIAAGKLEVSEESLFDSFRVATTIHGRYYSESHAMLGQTYGVCVLQDFEALTPNLMARTIETVEGGGLIIFLLKTMDSLRQLHSITMDVHSRFKTEAYDTVVNRFNERFLLSLADNPRCLVLDDSLTVLPISSKTAQIEPVDAVPERVNPKLTELVSSLSDTPPAGPLVALCRTYEQATALVALINTLADKQSRPPHCLTAARGRGKSACLGLAVAAAVALGYVNIYVTSPHPENLITLFEFVLRGLDACLYQEHIDYNIVRSTNPDFKKAIVRINIARNSRQTVQYITPDDHSLLSVADLVLVDEAAAIPLVHVAAAAAKAPLGFLSSTVSGYEGTGRALSLKLFAQLQTENNAPPPIKLEEPIRYRAGDPIESWLNSFLCLEAPAPSLGVGSPPPASCELLRVNRDALFCYHRAAEAFLHRLVAIYVASHYKNSPNDIQLLADAPAHCLFVLLAPTPPKSTNMPEILCVIQLCLEGNLSDRSVKDSLGRGRKAAGDLIPWNICEQYGDKDFPKLSGARVVRIATHPSYQRMGYGKRALQQLAAYYSGDIPCLDDAASDDDDAQTDTKAASLHTETIVPRAKPPTLLKRLTEMKPEHLDYLGTSFGLTEELLKFWKSQKYMPVYLSQKANELTGEHSCIMLRSLQDSTWLAAYNADFRQRFSRLLGRAFRKLPASLALSTLLNDSVKINKPELTKQIIEQYLSGHDQSRIESYCRQQADYRLITDLLAPLANIIFHTKVKLKLDAIQQVLFVAMGFQMKDVDDIASELGLPASQILAKFYEACKKINAALNSILEVTVAKEMGIEDKVSDATTQEPMKQSLHEELTKAAKDLERKQRKELSRLMGEDLAQYRIKGSDLDWGQALNTSTQKHIVSVKSGEKRLGEDSKEIDELIEAHSNTKKKKKKHVRNQ; encoded by the exons atggtgaagaaaaaaatagaTAACCGTATAAGGGTTATGATAGAAAATGGGGTGAAGCTAGGCCACCGAACTATGTTTCTTCTGGTAGGAGACAAAAGCAGGGACCAA gtacctattttatatgACATGCTTGTAAAGTCAACAGTAAAAGCAAGGCCTACAGTGCTATGGTGCTACAAGAATAAAGATGAAGCTATCAGCAA TCATGGACGTAAAAGAGCAAAGAAGATAGCAGCTGGTAAACTTGAAGTGTCAGAGGAATCTCTGTTTGACTCATTCAGGGTAGCTACAACTATACATGGACGATACTACTCTGAGAGCCATGCTATGCTTGGACAGACTTATGGTGTGTGTGTTTTACAA GACTTTGAAGCCCTAACACCAAACTTGATGGCTCGCACAATAGAAACAGTGGAAGGAGGTGGCCTTATTATATTCCTGCTCAAAACTATGGACTCTCTGAGACAATTGCACTCTATCACTATGGATGTACATTCAAG ATTCAAAACAGAAGCATATGACACAGTAGTGAATCGTTTCAACGAGCGCTTTCTATTATCGCTAGCTGATAACCCGAGATGTCTTGTTCTGGATGACTCGCTGACAGTTCTTCCTATATCCTCGAAAACTGCTCAAATTGAACCTGTTGATGCTGTTCCAGAG cGAGTAAATCCAAAACTGACAGAACTAGTGTCATCCCTGTCTGACACACCGCCCGCTGGTCCTTTAGTGGCTCTATGTCGCACGTACGAACAGGCGACAGCGCTAGTTGCTCTCATCAATACATTGGCTGACAAACAATCCAG GCCACCTCACTGCCTCACAGCTGCTCGAGGCCGAGGCAAGTCAGCCTGTCTAGGCCTAGCCGTAGCCGCCGCCGTAGCTTTGGGCTACGTTAACATATACGTCACTTCCCCACATCCTGAGAACTTGATAACTTTATTCGAGTTTGTGCTGAGGGGACTAGATGCCTGCCTATATCAAGAGCATATAGACTATAATATTGTAAGGTCCACTAACCCAGACTTTAAGAAAGCTATCGTGAGGATAAATATTGCTAGGAATTCGAGGCAGACTGTCCAG TACATAACCCCGGACGACCACTCTTTGCTGTCTGTGGCGGATCTGGTACTAGTGGACGAAGCGGCGGCCATTCCGCTGGTACACGTGGCCGCGGCGGCTGCCAAAGCGCCCCTCGGCTTCCTCTCCTCCACGGTGTCGGGGTATGAGGGAACGGGACGGGCTCTGTCCTTGAAGCTCTTCGCTCAATTGCAGACCGAGAACAACGCTCCACCACCG ATTAAATTAGAAGAACCAATCCGTTATAGAGCGGGAGATCCCATAGAGAGTTGGCTCAACTCTTTCCTGTGCCTCGAGGCACCAGCTCCGTCATTAGGAGTGGGGTCCCCTCCACCGGCGTCCTGTGAACTGTTGAGGGTTAACCGCGATGCCCTGTTTTGCTACCATCGCGCCGCGGAGGCGTTTCTACATCGCCTCGTCGCTATATACGTCGCCAGTCATTATAAG AACAGTCCCAACGACATTCAACTGTTAGCGGACGCGCCCGCACACTGTCTGTTCGTCTTGCTCGCACCCACGCCGCCCAAATCCACGAATATGCCGGAAATCCTGTGCGTCATACAACTCTGCCTCGAAGGAAACTTATCAGACAG ATCTGTAAAAGACAGTCTAGGCAGAGGTAGAAAAGCAGCTGGTGACTTGATACCCTGGAACATCTGTGAGCAGTATGGCGATAAGGACTTCCCAAAATTATCTGGAGCCAGAGTCGTTAGGATAGCTACACATCCTTCATATCAGAGG ATGGGGTACGGTAAGCGCGCGTTACAACAGCTAGCGGCTTACTATTCCGGAGACATCCCCTGCCTCGACGACGCAGCTAGCGATGATGATGACGCGCAGACTGACACCAAAGCTGCGTCGCTGCACACTGAAACTATCGTTCCAAG AGCTAAACCGCCAACTTTGCTTAAACGGCTCACTGAAATGAAACCAGAACATTTGGACTATTTGGGAACTAGTTTCGGACTCACTGAGGAACTCCTCAAATTTTGGAAATCGCAGAAATACATGCCAGTTTATCTTAG CCAAAAAGCGAACGAACTAACGGGCGAACATTCCTGCATAATGCTGAGATCGCTCCAAGACTCCACATGGCTCGCAGCGTACAATGCGGATTTTAGACAACGGTTCTCGAGGCTTTTGGGGAGAGCGTTTAGGAAACTACCCGCGTCTCTGGCTCTGTCCACTTTGCTAAACGATAGCGTGAAGATTAATAAGCCAG aactAACTAAACAAATAATAGAACAATACTTGTCTGGCCACGACCAGTCCCGGATAGAGTCGTACTGCAGGCAGCAGGCGGACTATCGACTCATCACTGACTTGTTGGCGCCGCTGGCGAATATCATATTCCATACTAAAGTCAAGCTAAAACTTGACGCTATACAACAG GTTCTCTTTGTAGCAATGGGTTTCCAAATGAAAGACGTAGATGACATAGCGAGCGAACTAGGCCTCCCCGCCTCACAGATCCTAGCCAAGTTCTACGAAGCTTGCAAAAAGATAAATGCAGCACTAAACTCCATTCTGGAAGTAACCGTGGCTAAAGAAATGGGCATAGAAGATAAAGTATCAGACGCTACAACTCAGGAGCCAATGAAACAGAGTCTCCACGAAGAATTGACGAAGGCTGCCAAG GACCTTGAACGCAAGCAACGCAAAGAGCTGTCTCGTTTGATGGGAGAAGACCTCGCGCAATACCGGATCAAGGGAAGCGACCTCGACTGGGGACAAGCACTTAACACCTCTACGCAGAAACACATCGTCTCTGTTAAGAG TGGTGAAAAGCGTTTGGGAGAAGACAGCAAAGAGATCGACGAACTGATAGAAGCGCACTCCaacacaaaaaagaaaaagaagaagcatGTCAGAAATCAATAA